The nucleotide sequence CCCCCGCGATCAGGACCGACAGCGTATTGCCGGCGGCAATCAGGCCGATCTTGGTGGCATTGCGGAAGGCGGCGGAGGCGCCGACCAGATCGGTGAAGGTATACTTGGCCCCCACGACGATCGCCTTCGGCTTGCGGGAGGGGGGTGGCTGGAGGCGCAAGGCGACCTGCAGGATCGGCTCGGTCGCGTCACACACGATGGTGATGCCCAGCGGTTTAAACCGGACCTTGCGCGTGCGCGTCATCGTCGGTCCATCCTCGTCCTCCCTGGTGGGGTGGGCGGCGCCCGCTCCTCGTGGCCGGGCACTGCTCTCGTCTCACACCTAGCAACTCTTGTTCCAGGTGGAAGGGGGGAGGATAGATGCTAGGGGTAAGGAGTGGACCGACGTAATCAAAAAAGGATCGCTATGCTACCCTTGGCTACTGGGAGCGTATGGGCACTGCAGAGAATCATCCCCCATCAGGGTATCGACAACCGGACCGCCGACAGGTACGGGCGACACCTGCAGGCGTATCACCTCGGCACGCACCATGGCGCATAGCGATTCTCCTAGGGTGGCGTAGAACGGATGAGGTTTGCATAGGCTCAACTGCGCGGTCAACGCGTCGATCCACGTCCCCAGATGGTCCTGAACAAACCGCTGCTGAGCCGTGCGGGTGATCTCCATGGGTTCCTGCCACCCCTCTGCTACGGCGTATGCCTCCTTTAAGGTCAGGAGACTCATGAACTCAAGTTCAAGGCCGATATGATCTTCACGATGAGTATCGCCAGTAGTGGGGCACAGTCCGAACGCCAAGTAGAAACCGGCTATATCGGCGAGGCTCGCCGATCGGCCCAGGAGACGCCCGGCATCGCCGTAGGCGGTCTCGTACAAAGGGCAGCGTGCAACCGGGCCAAAGAGGCGGACATGCTCGGGTTCGAGCGTCTCTTCATCCGTACTGAGGAGGAGTCTGTTGGCGTGCTGAAAGGGCTGCTTCACCCCCGTCGGCCATGGACGCGAACCGGTCAGCAGCGCGCTCCACCGTGCTTTCAGTTGTTGTACGACGGCGTTGGAAGGGTAGGCGAATCCCAGGGCCAGCGCTTGAAAGGCAACGCTACGGAACAATGCGGTGGAGACCTGCTTTACCACGCTATAGGTATCCGGCATCTTGATCTCCATCTCCTGCTTACAGTCAAAAGATGATCGATCTGAGATCCTCGATCTCGGACTCCAGGACCGGCGATTCAGGATGTTCTACTTGGCTAATCTGAAAGGGATCCAGGTGGACCATGCCTTGCGTGCTCCGACCTCCCGATTGCCGCCATCCCACACTGCAAATGCGATGACGGTTTCGTCGCCAGGCTGAAGACGAGGTTGGTTCTCACTCACACCGACCAGCGGATGGGTGATGACGACCCGCCAGACACCGTCTCTCCACTCACCCTTGCCGTCCGCCTGCTGGTCGGAGTGAACGGTCATCGTGCCCCAACCCTCCGCTATTTGATCGAGAACGGGTGATTGCTTATGTCGCGAGATCGGGTTGTCAAGACCTAAGGCCCCCGTATACGGTCCAACGTCAATCGCCTTCAGTACCTGGTCGGGGTAGATATCCACCAGGGTATTGGGGTAGAGGTCCCGCACTGTCGGCTCGCCTTTATCGACGTCGCGCTGGAACGCCGCCCGCCATTGCCAGATAATCACCCTTCCCCCGGGGTCCCCCATCATTGGGCTGGGTAAGGCGTCTTTTCTGTACCGGACCGGCAGCTCGACAGCCACCTGGTCCGCGAACTTATCCGAAACAATACGGTCATTCATTGTAAGATCTTTCCATTCCAACAGGATCGCGAGCCATTGTCCGTTGTGTGCAGCCTTCACGCTGAGCGATCTGACGGACGCATTGGGATTTTTGGGGATGGCGATTACCTGCGGCAGCATAGTGACGTTGACCGCCGGCGCTTGTTTCCAGAATGTTGCCTGGAGATCTGTCAGATGCCCTTGATCTTTCACACGGATCGCTTGAAGCAGTTCCGCGTCGGAAGGAGAGGCTGCCACCGCGAGGCTCAATGTCAAGACGGCGAATATCAACGGACTGAGGTGATACCGTCTGTTCATGATCTCCTCACTCACGAGATATTTGTGCGAAAGGTTTGAAACTGTTCGTCGTAGGCAGCTCGGATGTGAATAGGTTCATTCATCGGTACCCGCGCCACCTCGGTACCCTTTTCGTCATAGCCGAGCGCGTGGCTGCCCTCGATCTTATAATGGTAGATGATCTCCGGGGTGCTGCCGAAGAGGAGGAGCGCGCCCAGCAGCCTGAGGTTCTCGGAGGCGCTGCGGTAGGTGGCGATCGCCTCCTCAACGCCCCAGCCGAACATCTGATACAGAAAGGCTGGGGGCACGTGCACCGGGGGGATGTAATACACATTGGGCTCCAGGCCGAACTGCGGATAGAGCGGCTTGGCAACCTTCGCCAGATGGATAAGGTAATCCAAGGGGTTATCTTCTCTCGCCTTGTCCGGGGGTGAGATGAACCCTTGCAGGCGAATCTTGCCGATGCAGGTGATGGCACATTGGGTCTGCCGTCCATTTTCGATGGCC is from Candidatus Methylomirabilota bacterium and encodes:
- a CDS encoding molecular chaperone TorD family protein; the protein is MPDTYSVVKQVSTALFRSVAFQALALGFAYPSNAVVQQLKARWSALLTGSRPWPTGVKQPFQHANRLLLSTDEETLEPEHVRLFGPVARCPLYETAYGDAGRLLGRSASLADIAGFYLAFGLCPTTGDTHREDHIGLELEFMSLLTLKEAYAVAEGWQEPMEITRTAQQRFVQDHLGTWIDALTAQLSLCKPHPFYATLGESLCAMVRAEVIRLQVSPVPVGGPVVDTLMGDDSLQCPYAPSSQG